A part of Plasmodium sp. gorilla clade G2 genome assembly, chromosome: 8 genomic DNA contains:
- a CDS encoding small nuclear ribonucleoprotein G, putative, protein MTLTVGKAGPASDFRKFMEKRLQIYLNGNRQVVGILRGYDTFMNLVLDNTVEIKKDEQIDIGVVVIRGNSISYWECLDKVNIK, encoded by the exons atgACTTTAACTGTTGGAAAAGCAGGACCAGCATCTGACTTTCGAAAGTTTATGGAAAAGAGACTACAAA tttaCTTAAATGGCAATAGACAAGTTGTCGGAATATTAAGAGGCTATGACACCTTTATGAATTTAGTTTTAGATAATACTGTGGAGATTAAAAAAGATGAACAAATAGATATAGGCGTGGTTGTAATAAGAGGAAATAGTATATCTTATTGGGAATGTTTAGACAAagttaatataaaatga
- a CDS encoding dynein light chain 1 — translation MSRTMAKEVTFSYCIKNWEQKNGKKICDEEEVSFICNIPLIEKLDNSINTLDKCKRLSLSTNRIEKLIPMSGLKNIEILSLGRNCIKKIQYLEDISGTLKQLWLSYNSIDKLDNLQSLKKLQVLYIFHNKIKSIEEIDKLNTLPELVELGLKGNPIYEGKTNEYMKLLILKKLPQLKIVDNETITEKQRNDALTFEILP, via the exons atgagTAGAACGATGGCAAAAGAAGTTACCTTTTCATATTGTATAAAAAATTGGGAACAGAAAAATG gaaaaaaaatatgtgatgaagaagaagttagttttatttgtaatatcCCTTTAATAGAAAAATTAGATAACAGTATTAATACATTAGACAAATGTAAACGCTTATCCTTGTCGACAAACAGGatagaaaaattaatacCCATGTCTGGTCtca AAAATATCGAAATTTTGTCTCTCGGAAGGAATTGTATTAAAAAGATTCAATACCTTGAAGATATAAGTGGAACATTAAAACAACTATGGTTATCTTACAATTCTATTGATAAGCTAGATAATTTACAGTccttaaaaaaattacaagttctttatatattccataataaaataaaaagtattgAAGAAATAGACAAACtg AACACATTGCCTGAACTTGTGGAGCTGGGTTTAAAAGGAAATCCAATATATGAAGGAAAAACAAAC GAATATATGAAATTACTCATTCTGAAAAAATTACCACAATTAAAAATCGTTGACAATGAAAcg ATAACAGAAAAACAAAGAAACGATGCATTAACATTTGAGATTTTaccatga
- a CDS encoding protein transport protein SEC23, with product MDIHAQENQTGIRFSWNLWPPTKAEAAKIEVPLGCLYTVLKRTDDSSVKLVEYEPLKCKTSNCILNPYCNIDFRNKTWTCPFSNIKNPFPLHYAEHISEKNLPADVMYSNIEYIQPSNVGDIPPPTFLFVIDTCLLEEELEQLKDSIQQCISLMPGDAYIGIITFGNMCYVHEIGFNDCLKSYVFKGNKEISAQDLQKQLNLGSRNDPRSSTTSASARRFLQPVSECEYNINMLLEDIQKDNWPTPPDQRAKRCTGVALSVAIGLLECCCNQLSGRIMMFIGGADTTSPGKIVDTPLSESLRHHLDLQKENSNARHVKKALKYYVSLANRAVASGHAIDIFACSLDQIGLYEMKVCCEKTNGFMVMADSFSMNVFKDSFKKIFETDSTGYIKHGYNAKLTVICSKEFRICGAIGGCSSNKKTANYVSDTCVGEGGTCEWTICALDRQSTIAFYFEIVNQNLASLPPDRQAYLQFQTLYQHPSGRRRLRVTTISYRFAEPNIAEISQGFDQETAAVIMARFAVLKAETDEPIDVLRWLDRKLIRLVSTFADYQKDDINSFHLSSEFSIYPQFMYHLRRSHFLQTFNASPDETAYYRSILLRENVMNSLIMIQPALLQYSFDSPTPIPVLLDAQSLKSNVILLLDSYFHIVIWYGEMIYQWREQGFHEKPEYEHFRQLLNAPHEDAKSILEDRFPIPKFVLCNSGGSQSRFLLAKVNPSTTHNTLSGSTFGTSSNESYIINTDDVSLKIFMDHLVKLAVQT from the exons atggataTACATGCACAAGAGAATCAGACGGGTATTCGTTTTAGCTGGAATTTATGGCCACCTACAAAAGCAGAAGCAGCAAAAATAGAAGTACCTTTAGGGTGTTTATATACTGTATTAAAAAGGACAGATGATAGTAGTGTTAAGTTAGTAGAATATGAGCCATTAAAATGTAAAACTAGTAATTGTATTTTAAATCCATATTGTAATATTGATTTTAGAAATAAGACATGGACATGTCCCTTCTCAAATATTAAGAATCCATTTCCATTACATTATGCAGAGCATATATCAGAGAAG aatTTGCCTGCTGATGTTATGTATTCCAATATTGAATACATCCAACCTTCGAATGTAGGAGATATTCCCCCCccaacatttttatttgttattgATACATGTTTGTTGGAAGAAGAGTTGGAACAGTTAAAAGATTCGATTCAACAATGTATTAGTTTAATGCCTGGAGATGCTTATATAGGTATAATTACATTTGGCAATATGTGTTATGTTCATGAGATTGGTTTTAATGATTGTTTAAAATCTTATGTATTTAAAGGGAATAAAGAAATAAGTGCTCAAGATTTACAAAAACAATTAAATTTAGGAAGTAGAAATGATCCACGTAGTTCTACAACATCTGCTTCTGCTCGTCGATTTTTACAACCTGTTAGTGAAtgtgaatataatattaatatgttattaGAAGATATACAAAAAGATAATTGGCCTACACCACCTGATCAGAGAGCTAAAAGATGCACTGGTGTTGCATTAAGTGTTGCTATTGGTTTATTAGAATGCTGTTGTAATCAATTAAGTGGTCGTATTATGATGTTTATAGGTGGAGCAGATACTACATCTCCAGGTAAGATTGTAGATACTCCTTTAAGTGAATCATTAAGACATCATTTAGATttacaaaaagaaaattcgAATGCTAGACATGTTAAAAAAGCactaaaatattatgtatctTTAGCTAATAGAGCTGTAGCATCTGGTCATGCTATTGATATTTTTGCCTGTTCATTAGATCAAATTGGTTTATATGAAATGAAAGTTTGTTGTGAAAAGACTAATGGTTTTATGGTTATGGCAGATTCATTTTCTATGAATGTATTTAAagattcttttaaaaaaatatttgaaacAGATTCTACtggatatataaaacatgGATATAATGCAAAATTGACAGTTATTTGTTCTAAAGAATTTAGAATATGTGGTGCAATAGGTGGATGCtcaagtaataaaaaaacagcTAATTATGTATCTGATACATGTGTTGGAGAAGGTGGTACATGTGAATGGACTATCTGTGCTTTAGATAGACAATCTACGATTgcattttattttgaaatagTGAATCAGAATTTAGCATCATTACCTCCAGATAGACAAGCATATTTACAATTCCAAACATTATATCAACATCCTAGTGGAAGAAGAAGATTACGTGTTACTACAATATCATATAGATTTGCTGAACCAAATATAGCTGAAATATCTCAAGGTTTTGATCAAGAAACTGCTGCTGTGATTATGGCTAGATTTGCTGTATTAAAAGCAGAAACTGATGAACCTATAGATGTATTAAGATGGCTGGATAGAAAACTTATAAGATTAGTGAGTACATTTGCAGATTATCAAAAGGATGATAttaattcttttcatttatcATCTGAATTTTCAATATATCCTCAATTTATGTATCATTTAAGAAGATCTCATTTTTTACAAACATTTAATGCAAGTCCTGATGAAACAGCATATTATAGAAGTATTTTATTAAGAGAAAATGTTATGAATTCTTTAATTATGATACAGCCAGCATTACTTCAATATTCATTTGATTCTCCAACACCAATACCAGTATTATTAGATGCACAATCATTAAAATCAAATGTAATTCTTTTATTAGATTCATATTTCCATATAGTTATATGGTATGGAGAGATGATATATCAATGGAGAGAACAAGGATTTCATGAGAAGCCAGAATATGAACATTTTAGACAATTATTGAATGCACCACATGAAGATGCAAAATCAATTTTAGAAGATAGATTTCCTATACCTAAATTTGTATTATGTAATAGTGGTGGTAGTCAAAGTAGATTTTTATTAGCTAAGGTTAATCCATCAACAACACATAATACATTAAGTGGTAGTACTTTTGGTACTTCTAGTAATgaatcatatataattaatacaGATGATgtttctttaaaaatatttatggaTCATTTAGTAAAATTAGCAGTACAAACatga